GTCTCTGCGCTTCGTTACATCACTTGAAAGGGATGGTGATGACGTGAACTGAAAAATCTTGGAGACTAGATGTACAAATGGTTAAAGAAAATGAGCTTGCACATTGGCCACAAGaacaaaaacataattaaatcaGATTTTTATAAGGAATAGAACAGATTCCGTATGCCAAGAGACAGTTAAAAGATGTAAATAGTACACAACATTATTAGCGAAAGGGAAGAAATTCAATATGCCAAAGAGAAAGTGTGAAGGATATAATCCCGAAGCCTAGCAGTTGTGTGAGGCACAGCTACCAAAAGAGCACGAACCACAGCAATGGTAGCCTCATGTGATCCATCTTCAAGAAAAGCATCCATCTGAATGCGTATCTTGTCGACAATCTAAGGAAAAACCAGCCAGTCAATTGCATGATATCTTCATCAGAAAAAGCACGCATAGGATGGAAGGATCTGCATACCACATCACTCTTAAAATGCTGTGCTACAGCACCAAATGCATCAATGCTGGCATATTTTACATTCAGATTTTGGTCAGAACCAAGAGTCACAAGGGCAGGCAAAACATTAGCTGAGGCAACCTTTTCGTCAATATATGGTACCTAGGGGGAAAAAACAAAGATACAATATGATTCTAATAAGCACTGCAGGAGATAGGAGGAAATGGCATGTTTTCTGAAATTAAAAGGAAATTAAACCCTTACGATGACTTTCAGAATATTGGCAGCACTGATTTTCAACATTTCATCAGAACTTGCAATCATCTCCCATAAGATGTTAAATACTATACTGTGATTCTCTTCAAAGGTACTGCAACAGGAAAAACCCATGGTAACAATAAAAGATAGCTCAATAATATGCAACAGTCAGCGGGAAAACATACCAAAGAAAACGAACTGAATTGATAATCTCGTGATTCGCAGGAAGACTATTCTCCCTAGATCTttgaatcagaagattccttAAGTACACTGTTAGGCTGGCACGCTTGCTTGGTTGTCCTAGTATGCCTGCCAGGAGAAGCGGTAGGGCACACATTGTAGCAAGTCTCTGAGCAAACGCAGATTTAGGTGTCAAACCTGAAAGGGATAAAGTTGATACTTTTAATACAAATAAGAGCCATTACTTAAAGAGAAAGGTGTGAAAAAAATACCCAAGCAGATCCAACCTCAAACATTGTGAAGGGTTACTGCGCCTTTTATCAGtcaattttgtgtattttgtgtcaaAACAATGTTTAGGATTGGATCTGCTCCTGGGAGTAAAAGATGATGTTGTTTTGGCACCTTTTCTCTTACTTAAATAgggaatagataaaaaaaaatatcatgagATCTATATCCAAGAAAATGGGAGCGAGTTCTCATGAGTCAAAACTAAgagtaaaatatatatatatatatattacctcTAATTTTAGACCTGGCCTTAGGTGGGAACGATTTAAAATCAGCATCATCTCCAACAGCCACTAAACACAATGGCAGCAGGATGTGCGTCAAATAAGGTTCACCAAAATGATCAACCACTTCGCGCAAAAACTGTATTTGGTCATCCACAACTTCAAAGCgtaaggaaataaaaaaaaaagaaaatgaaaagcgACAAGACACAATGAGCAATAACGGAGATtagaagaaaataaatgaaaCTCAAACTCATACCTTCGTAACACGGATTCTTAAATTATCTTCCTTCTGAGGCAATAATGAGCACAGCTGAATCAAATTAGGAAAGCACTCAGTAAGCAACCAATCAAAGGCTGGCCATTCCACTTGTCCCCTGATCAATTACAAATGCATTGGGTAGTAAATCCATCATACGACATTCTAGATCCACAAAAAGTAGTAGTATCATGCAATCACTGTGGTAAACAGGACATTAGAGAAGGGTAGCAATCTTACTCTGCATATTGTTCGAGCAAAGATGGCGTGAAAGAGATTCCTGtagaatctgaatctgaagagAAAGGACAAGTCTCAACAACTTTCTTGTGCACATATGGAAGTAGTTCAGCAAGCAGCCTCAATAGAACATCAATGTTCCAACGTTCTCTTTCACCTAAAACATGAAGTTGTGACTCAATGGAACCCTCAACCCCGGAAAGAGGAGGGCAACGCTGAAATGCAAACATTTCAGATAAGATTAATAGCGTTAGCATAGATTAATGACAAAATTATGCTGATTATAATACCTGAGCAGATCCCAATATGTGAGAGTGCAAAACTTGTAGAATGTGGTCCAGCTTGTTTCCCCAATTTATGAGCGCAGGAACTAAAACCTTTTTTGTAGTGTCAACAACTATACCAGAGGGATCACAAACCAACTGAAACATCATCTCCTCAACCTATTCAAAATCAAGATATAAGtgtttgaaaatattttcttatttcgtttttttccataaatttttattttactctaagGAATCATGTTATGACCAAGGGAAACGCTCCATTCCTAGATCACGGAGCTTACAGTGTAGGAAACTGTGAAGTCCGATACCTTCTCCATGATTTCCTTGAAGCATATTTAGTGAGGCTGACCTTGAAATATTTGTCTGTATTTGGGAAGAGTGCCAGCAACAAAGCCAGGTTAAGAGCTGCAGCCTCCCTGACAACTGTAGCAGAATCCTCCATGAGCTGTTGAACTATGGACAAGATGAGTGAATCACGTATCTCAGGCCTTACAAATTCTGCAAGTTCACCACATGATTGAGCAACAAGCAGCCTACGCTCCTCGTACATGTGACTAATCTACAAGTGCCAAAGCCATCATTAAGTTTGTGGCCATTTGAATCATATGGGAAAAAGAAAGCACTATATATTTCAGATAGTTATACTTGTTCCCAACACTGGGGCAGCAATTCCGTTTCTGTTCTCAACTCCCCTACATTCTTGGCAAGAGTAACACAAGCCTGATGCCACAAATAAAACCGGAAACCCATAAGTGCAAAATATATAATCTTCATATATGCAGATGC
This DNA window, taken from Salvia splendens isolate huo1 chromosome 18, SspV2, whole genome shotgun sequence, encodes the following:
- the LOC121777421 gene encoding RAB11-binding protein RELCH homolog isoform X2 codes for the protein MTFYEEVTDQNLDVWQNSSACVPDALRHYYYQYLSSARNAAEEKMVILQENESLLKENERLKSDIQSLLKEKETPDVQVMSLTNSLEVLQKDIKEKTNTVQALKKTLKSQKKELDDCRAEITSLKMLIERARSGNILLQADSEPAHSARSNNDDTSPLPNEVDMSKANTSLNTGLESLRTDVGIMGEVDIVKEAQVSDKETSAVGSLAVLTVADTDMTGKQKFDDAISITETVPEDLLTPQCESGFVGTPSLGKDKLVIRSPKLDAELHTEKMGVGTIQILSDALPKIVPYVLINHREELLPLIMCAIERHPDSAVRDSLTHTLFNLIKRPDEQQRRIIMDACVTLAKNVGELRTETELLPQCWEQISHMYEERRLLVAQSCGELAEFVRPEIRDSLILSIVQQLMEDSATVVREAAALNLALLLALFPNTDKYFKVEEMMFQLVCDPSGIVVDTTKKVLVPALINWGNKLDHILQVLHSHILGSAQRCPPLSGVEGSIESQLHVLGERERWNIDVLLRLLAELLPYVHKKVVETCPFSSDSDSTGISFTPSLLEQYAEGQVEWPAFDWLLTECFPNLIQLCSLLPQKEDNLRIRVTKFLREVVDHFGEPYLTHILLPLCLVAVGDDADFKSFPPKARSKIRGLTPKSAFAQRLATMCALPLLLAGILGQPSKRASLTVYLRNLLIQRSRENSLPANHEIINSVRFLCTFEENHSIVFNILWEMIASSDEMLKISAANILKVIVPYIDEKVASANVLPALVTLGSDQNLNVKYASIDAFGAVAQHFKSDVIVDKIRIQMDAFLEDGSHEATIAVVRALLVAVPHTTARLRDYLVSKIFQFTSSPSLSSDVTKRRDRANACCEAIRALDATDLSASTVRDFLLPAIQNLLKDTDALDPAHKEALEIIFKERSGGTFDAFSKVMGAHLGLSSVSSFFSDSGLLGKKETGDFGTPVPVTTENTIPQPPAEDTRFRRIMRAGFSDMLRGRTKGNDEVNPSE